tgtgaccatctcacctcataatcaaacgaccctaaatccctcactaacctacccctgccctcactaaacttaataacaAATACTGGTATATCCAGTGCATTTGCAGCATCACAGGACCAGAAGGCAGTGActccctggacccagctttcactatcttgtgtgtgtctcgACCTGCCAATCCATTTGGGAACAATGAAAGAGTTCCGTTGCATTGTGGGTTGCTGGCCAGATCCTGCaatagaccagcctggccaacatagtgaaactctgtctctattaaaaatacaaaaaattagccaggcgtggtggtgggcgcctgtaatcctagctacttgggaggctgaggcaggagaatagcttgaacccaggaggcaaaggttgcagcaagtggagattgcaccactgcacatcaacccgggcaacagtgtgagacttcatctcaaaaaataataataatgatgataattggccgggcatgatggtgtgcccctgtaatcccagctactcggaaggctgaggcacaagaattgcttgaacctgggaggcagaagttgcagtgagctgagatcacaccactgcactccaacctgggcagcagagcaagactctgtctcaattaaaaaaaaaaaaaaaaagaattttacattCCTGGTCATTATAATGAAAAGCCTCCATTTGGAAATTGTTAGAGCTTGATTAATGGCCAAGTATTTGCTAAATTTTTTGAGAATGTCTGAGTATACTTGAAAAGAACAGGTATTCCACTGGGTATGGGGGCTTATGGCTATAattccagctgtttgggaggctaaagcaggagaatcgcttgagcccaggagtttaagacttgcctgggccacatagcaagacccctatctcaaaaaaaaagggggggtatTTTGTATTTGACAAGTACAGTGTACTAAATGTGTCCATTAGATCATAATAGTTCAATCTGGGATTCAAAACATCTTTCTCCTTATTGTTTTGTCTGCTTgatctatcaattactgagagagaTATTTTATAATCTATTATGAATGTAAACTTGTCTGTTTTCTTATACCCCTAAaatttttgcttcacatatttttgtGGCTATCTTATTCAGTGCATGCATATTTAATACTGGTGTATCTTCCTGTTGAATCGAACTTTTTCTCATTAGGAAgtgatcctctttttttttttttttttttttgagacggagtctcgttttgtcgcccaggctggagtgcagtggcgcaatctcggctcactgcaagctccgcctccgggattcacgccattctcctgcctctgcctccgagtagctgggactacaggcgcccgccacctggcccggctggttttgtattctttttggtagagacagggtttcaccgtgttagccaggatggtctcgatctcctgaccttgtgatcaccgcgccggcctcccaaagtgctgggattacagtgatgaGCCGCAGCCCGGCCAATCCTCTTTATCTCTATGTACTTTTGTCATAAAGTTGTACTTCatggctggagtgcggtggctcagcctgtaatcccagcactcaggggaGGCGAGGCTGGATCATgaatccaagagttcaagaccagcctgaccaagatggtgaaacccgtctctactaaagcttcctaaaaatagccaggcgtggtggcagagcCACCTGTGAgaccagctactcagcaggctgagggcagatggtgtgaaccggggaggcagaggttgcagtgagcgagatcatgcctgggcaacagagtgagagtccatctcaaaaatatgtaatgaataaaaataaaaataaaatagggcggtgtggtggctcaagcctgtaatcccagcactttgggaggccgagggtggatcgaggtcaggagatcgagaccatcctggctaacatggtgaaacccgtctctactaaaaatgtcaaaaacttagcgaggaggccgaggtggcgggcctgtagtcccagctggggaggctgagggcaggagaatggggctGGCGGGGAACcgagtgagcttgcagtgagaagCTGAGATCCGACCTGCActtccagcctgaagcgacacaAGACTccgatctcaaaaataaatataaataaaataaaagtaaagtgtGCTTCATTATGACAGTCATTTGGCTGGAATTTGGCCAGTGTGTCTTTCATCCTTTTGCTTCCAGCCTGCTTCAGATGTGGTTCTTAGGCATAtcgttggattttattttttattctgtctgGAAAGGTTTTTGGCTTTTAACAAGATAACTTGGTATTTTGCATTTAATAAAATCAGCAACATACGTGGATTCATAACCaaccttttgtgttttttcttatcTACCTCTTCtgagtttttttctcctttattctgttcctttagtttaatattttttcttcgtTTTTCCTGCTTATAAGTTTGAAAGGTATAACCCGGCTTCTAAGAGATTTGcctaaaaattacaataatggcAGGAAAGACACTGTGTTTGCTTTACTGTTTTAAATCGGGAAGTGTTATGTAATTATATCCCCTATGTCTCTACTTATGTAATCTTTCTCCTTTCTAAAGTTCTGTCTgtgtctcctttttttctccttcatatttattttatttgcctttttttttttttttttttttttgcctttgagacagagtcttgctctgttgcccaggctggagtgcactggcacaatcttggctcactgcaacctccaccttcctagttcaagcaattctcctgcctcagcctcttgagtagctgggattagaggcgctcaccaccacacccggctaattttttggtatttttagtagaggtggagtttcaccacgttggtcagactggtcatgaactcctgacctcaggcaatccgcccatctcggcctctcaaagtgctgggattacaagtgtgagccaccacgcccggccttactTGCCTTTTTAAGcatcaaattttacttttattgaccatatgtacatttttattttctagttcattCTTTCTGCTTATAATTTTGTaagttcttttcttctactttagGGGATTTATCTTATTCTGTTTCAAGTTTCCTGAGTTGAAACAGCATATTTCAAGTCAGCCTTTCTTGCTTTTAATAAAAGTGTTTatctttgagaccagcctgaccaaaatggtaaaaatcccatctctactaaaaatataaaaacttagttgggcgtggtggcaggtgcctgtaattccagctacttgggaggctgaggcagaagaatcccttcaACTCggaaggcagacattgcagtgagacgaggtcacgccattgcactccagcctgggcaacaagagcaaaacttcatctcaaaaaaataaaaaataaaaatgaaaattaataaaaaataaaagtgcttatCTCTACCTACATTTTCTCCCAATAACTACTTTGACCACCTCACGGTTTCAGCATATACAGTACTCTTGTAATTCATTTCTAAATCGCTTGACTTTTTCATTTCGATTTTCTCTTAAAAACTCAGAATTACTTAGGAAGTAATACAAAAAAAGATGGTGAGAAAATTGTATGTTGATAGATCTCTTCTTGGCTGTACTTTCATGTTCATTTCTAACCTTATTTTACTGTGGTCAGAGCATTGTTCCTTTTAGGAATCACTTGAGGTCTTGTTTATGGGTGAATACTTCGGCAATTTTTGTTCACAATTCCATGTCTGTGAACGCTGCTTCTGTTTGCTGTAATGAATGCAAAGGACACCAGTGAGTTTCATTCAAAGTTGTTGAAGCACTCAACAAATTCGGGTGgttctgccaggtgtggtggctcacgcctgtaatcccagcactttgggaagctgaggcgggcagatcacctgaggtcaggagttcgagactagcctggccaaatggtgaaaccccatctccactaaaaatacaaaaattagctgggtgtggtggtgcactcctgtgatctcagctacttcgaaggctgaggcaggagaatcacttgaacccggggggcggaggttacagtgagctgagatcgtgtcattgcactccagcctgggcaacagagcacgactatttcaccaaaaaaaaaaaaaaaaaaaaaaattcgggtGGTTCTGTTCCTGGGGGTATCGCTCCAAGTAGGATGGTCTTCAGTAAGATGGCTTGTTTACAGCTGGGACACAGAGAACAGAATAATTTGCCCAAACTCACATATCTCTAAATAACAAAGTCTGGCCATTCTGGCCCAAAGCCCACACAGTTATCATGATGCTACAACGCCCGCCAAGGCTTCCTAATGCCAACCAGCCCACTCCTGCTTCCGAATCCCCAATAACCAGGTAACTCATAAAACGTTTAggtatatttctttttactcttaaaaaaaaaaaaaaagttgacaatGATAACGTGCAAACTGCAGAAAGCGCCACGGGTTTCAAGCCCCCCACCTTCCCAACATCATCCtatccttccctttcccttaaAATCCTACATGAAAATCCCCGAGAAAGCAGAAGAGGCCCCCAGATGGGCGGATTCCCAACCCCGGACCCCTGCGGCAGGTCGAGGcactgaagaaataaattaaaggagAGGTGGCTCCTGACTGGCCTTGTCCAGCTCTGTCTCGCAGACCCAGCGGTAGGGCCTCTGGCAGACGTCGTCGTTCCAGCGGCCGTCGTCGGTGAAGTGGGCACAGTCCTCCCCTCCCCCGAGCCCGTGGCCGTACCAGTCGTCCGGCTGCTCCGGTCTCCAGTTCCTGGGGATAGAGCCAGCTGTGGGCCCCAGGAGGTCGGACCCGCGGCCAGGTCGCTCCAGACCCCTCCGCCCAGGGCCCCAGGCGGGAAGGCGGCCGGACCCAGGCCGAGGGAGGGCGCGCACTCACTTGAAGCCCGTCTCGTAGTCCGTCCCGTCCACCCACTTCCAGGGCCCGTTTTGGTCGTGGAGGCCCATCCAGGTGTTCACAGGACCTATGTGGTGCTGGACAAATTTCTGAGGAGAGAGGAGGCGGGTGGTGATCTCTCCCCGAGGCCAGCCGGCCTCCCAGACCCTCCGGGTCCTCACCTGTTCCTCCCAGGACGTGACCACCACCAGGTGCGCGTCCTCCAGCCGGCAGTAGTTGTCGGCGTCGGCCCAGGCCTTCCCGGAGCGTGAGAACCAGTAGCAGCTGCGCTCGTGCTCCACCCAGTTGACTGGGCAGCAGGCCCTTTCTGAGCCTGAGCGGGAGAAACCGGGCGCAGGAGCTAAGGCGCTGCCCGGGGGCGCGCGGGAGGCAGAGAGCGGGCCGGGCTGGCCTCCTCACCATTGCCCTGGAGCGCCGCCATCTGACAGCTCAGGCTCCGCAGGTCAGACATGAACTGCTTCACGTGGAGcagcaggctggagtgatctGGGAAGACGCGGCGGAGGGGAGCGAAAGGAGATGCGGGACCCGCCGGGAGGGAAACGAGGTCAGCCCCACATCCTCCTGCTGGGACCCGAACACCCATCGCAGTGCCACAAACAGCAGCAGGGTTGGCCTGAGAgacccccatacacacacactcctacacacacaacacacttacacacaccacacagacacacaactcATCCTAACCCCCATACACACAGACAATACAAAACACACAACACACCTTAAcccacatacacaaacacacaaacacacacaacacaccctcacacacacacaaacatgcccTAACCCACATACACAGGCAGACAACACACAAAACACAACACACCTAACCAAAGCGGACGCACCGGCGTTGGCCGCAAAGGCCTGACGCATGACACCGGACGCACCGACGCCCTAAGCCTGGAGCGTCCGCAGACGGTGCAAGCCTGACGCGCCCTTGCTGGCTGCCCTATTGCATGGACTGACCGCAAGACGCACCAGCGTGCCACAAGCCACGTACAAGAACCTGGCACCTAAACCGCCACCGGACCTGGCCACCCTGACCCGCAGGTCCTGAACCGTACGCCCAACGCATACGCACTGACGCGCCTAAGCCACGCGGACCAGACGCACAAGGCCACAAAGACGCGTGGACCGCAGGCTTGCCGCCTAAACCCGCATTACGCAGGACGCGCCCAGACGCACCTGTGCGCTCCGCACCAGATGCAGTATTACTGATGGCGGCCCTCGCACTGACGCACGCGTTGCCTGACGCACAATGACCCATCTTTTGTGCCGTGACCGCGATGGGATGATGCCTCAGGATAAATGCGTGTGACGCCCTGATACGACATTAACCTGAATAACCTTATCGCGCGGTTCGCGCCCGTCCACGTGCCGCGCCGCGCCGGTTTGCGCCGCCAGACCGCGAGATATTTTTGATCATCGCCGGTTTTGCGCCGCTGGCAGGCTGCAGTTCACCAACCGCCTGATACCATCACGCCACTTCTCACCACCGCCACTCGATGCAAATGCCTGAACGCTTACGCATCAATCGCCTGGGGCCTGGGCTCAGGTTGCTGCCGCAATGCCGCAATGCTTACATCCGGATTATGCTGCAATGTCGCCTGGATCCACCAAACCGCCGCCTGCTGGATTATCACGAAAATACCGCTGGTCTGCCATCGACCGCCACGGACTCACCGCTCATTTTCCGCCGCCTTCCACCtccttcctccattccattccattccatccttccttccattccacctCCACCCCATCCCTCAGTTCCTGCACGATCCACTCCCTGGTTTCCTCCACCTCCATTCCTCCACTGGGCTCTCCATTCCACCACCACTCCAGATCCCTTCATTTCCATCCTTTCCGCGTCCATTGAACCCCAGCCCCGCCTCAGCGCCCTCACCCTGGGTGCTCAAGCCCTTGACCTGGGCCTCGGTGCTCGCTGTGAAGTTGCTGAACGTCTCTCTCAGGCCCCGCAGCTCCCGCTGCAGCTGGGCGTCTGGCCAGGAGAGGGTGCAGAGAGAACAAAATGGGAGCGCTGTGTCCACCACCACCGCACCCACCACTCCTTCGCCACGGTACCCCGTCAACACCCCCCAGTGTTGcccccttccctgcccacccCTGGGGCACCCACTTTGGGATCCGATCACACAGACAACCACcagcagcaggaggctgaggcccagggagagcAGGAGGAGGCGAGGGCCGGAGCAGAGACGCCGCAGGAGGGACTGCGGAGGAGGTGGCCCTGCGAGAGGAGGGGGTGTCAGGAGCGCGGGGACAGAGGGGAGCCTGGCACAGCTCCGGGGTCCTGAAAGGGGAGCAAGCTAAGGCGGCCCTAGTAGTCTAGGAGGAACcatgcacatgaaaaaatgcgGGCGGTGGGCGACCCTGCAGGGCCAGAGGCAACTGGAAATCGGGGAGAaaagagggctggggaggggggctAAGCGCTGAGCCGCCCCATCCCACCGAGGCCCTGAGCTTTTGCTGACACCTAATGgcatgactgtgtcactgcagcCAATCCAGGAGCCTCAGTCCACCCCCTCCTCCCGCGCCTTGCAACGCAAGTGAGTGACCCGCGCCTCGGAGCCGCTGCTGCTTCCCCTGAAAGTGGGAAAAGGCGGGAGGTTTCTGTCTCTGTCCGTGAATTCCACTCGTCTTTGGCTGCGCGCAGGGAGAGAAGGTGCAATAGCTACTCTTCAGGCCCTCAAGTCTTCCACCCAGCAGGGGGAAGAGACACGTTAGCCCTGTGTCCTGAGAGTTGAAGGGTGGGGGGCCCTCCCGGGGCTctccctgccctctctcctccGCTGCGGACCCTCCTTCCGTCAAAACGCGCTGCACCCCATCCCCCAAGAACTTCAGCCTTGCCCAGCCTAAACAAGTGCCTGCTCGGAGGACAAAGAAATGGGTCAAGGGGAATTTGCTTTTGAAGCAAGAGGGTGTCGTTCTCCCTCAGGTCAGAGATCCCTCATCCCCCGTCACAGAATCCTCAGACCCTTCGCAGAAACCTTTGCCCACTTCACCAACCTGATCACTGACACACACAGGCacgcgcacacgcacacgcacacacgcacacacacacgcgcgacCAGGGCTCCCTGGGTGGTGttggaaggggaaaggaagaggggTCTGACTTCGTCATAGAAAGCCAACAGTGACCTCATCTCTCCAACTTCCAGCTGTTCCCACATCCCCTGGGTCCACCCCCGAGTGCCAGGAGGCACAGGAAAGCTTTGGGCAGCTGTCACCAAGAAAGGGACTCCAACTCCACACTCTGCCCCTCTCTTGAGAGGGGCAGCTCCGACGCTTTTCTCAGTgttgggagagggagacagacgCAGAGAGAGAGCCAGGCTCACGGGCAAGAGTAGGAGCTGTGGCTGGGGGGTGGAGAACCGCCAAATTCTCGCCTTGCAGAGGCAGGGCAAGGCGGCCCTCACCTTTTCCGAGCTGATGGTGGTCACTCTCCTCATTGTCCAGATGCTGCAGGTCCTGATACTCCTTGGTCATGATAGGGCTGGTGCTGGAGCTGGGACTGAGTcaaggctgaggctggggctgaggtgggggctCACCAGGACTAGAGCTGGAATGAGGGGCCCATCTTTTTACTCCCATCTGATTGACGGCTCTGTGgagacctttcttctttctttctctctctcttttttttttttttttttttttttgagacggagtcttgctctgttgcccaggctggagtgcagtggggcgatctcggctcactgcaacctctgcctcccaggttcaagcgattctcctgcctcagcctcccgagtagctgggacaacaggcgcctgccaccacacccagctaattttttgtattttagta
The Papio anubis isolate 15944 chromosome 17, Panubis1.0, whole genome shotgun sequence genome window above contains:
- the ASGR1 gene encoding asialoglycoprotein receptor 1; protein product: MTKEYQDLQHLDNEESDHHQLGKGPPPPQSLLRRLCSGPRLLLLSLGLSLLLLVVVCVIGSQNAQLQRELRGLRETFSNFTASTEAQVKGLSTQAGGCGADLVSLPAGPASPFAPLRRVFPDHSSLLLHVKQFMSDLRSLSCQMAALQGNGSERACCPVNWVEHERSCYWFSRSGKAWADADNYCRLEDAHLVVVTSWEEQKFVQHHIGPVNTWMGLHDQNGPWKWVDGTDYETGFKNWRPEQPDDWYGHGLGGGEDCAHFTDDGRWNDDVCQRPYRWVCETELDKASQEPPLL